In Deinococcus irradiatisoli, the genomic stretch GCCATCGTGGCGGTGGCGCTGATCGTCACCACCGTGACCAAGGACGGCGAGGCCACCTGGTTCGAAGGGGTGCTGCTGCTCTCGGTGTACCTGCTGCTGGCGCTGGCATTCTATTTCGTGACGCCGGCCGAGCGCAGCGGCGCCGGGAGTGCCCAGCTGCCGGTGCCGGGTGTGGAGGCCTTGAAACCGGCGGCCTGAGGGCCGGGCCGACTTGGTGAGCCGGGAGCTGTTGCCGGACGGGGGCAAGCGTCCAGAATGAAGCCCATGTCGGCTCCCGAACCCCTGGCCCTGCCCGCGCCCAACGCCACCGCCGAGCAGCTCTCCCGGCTGGCGCGCCAGGGCCCCGCCCCGGTGCGCGAAGCGGTGGCCCGCCATCCTAACGCGCCGGCCGAGGTGCTGGGCCTGCTGGCGCCCGAGTTTCCCGAAGCGGTGCTGCAAAACCCGGCCCTGCCGCTGCTGCGTCTGGCGCAGATGGCCCAGATTCAGACGTGGCCGGGCCGCACCCTGGCCAAGCTCGCGGCGGTGGAGGGGGCGCCCGAATGGGTGCAGGAACTCGCCATGCGCCACCCCGATCCGCAGGCGCAGTGGGCGGTGGCGGGCCGGGCCTCGCTGAGCGCCGAGCGGCTGCGGCAGCTGGCCGGTCGGCGTGAGTGGCAGCTGCGCGCGGCGGTGGCCCAGCACCCCGCACTGCCCGCCGACCTGCTGCCGCTGCTGGCCGCCGACCCGGACTACGGGGTGCGTCTGTCGCTGGCGGCCCGCCCCGAACTGCCCGCTGAAGTGCTGAAAACCCTGCAGCGCGACCCGCATCCGCTGGTGCGCCGCCGCACCCAGATGGTCAGTACCGGGACGCGGCCGCTGTGAGCACCTACACGGCCTTCCTGGGTCAGGCGCGCCTGATCACCGCGCCGCTGCCGGAACTGCTCGGGGAAGTCAAACGCCACCTCGACGCCGCCGGGGAAGCGCTGCCGCTGTTGATTTTCGACGACCGCAGCGGCGAGCCGGTGGATTTCAATTTTCAGGGCAGCCTGGCGCAGGTGCTGGCCCGCCACTTGCCGCCGGACCCCGCGCCGCTGGGCAAAGCGCCCGAGGGGCGGGAAGTCCGGCTGCTGCCGCGCCAGTGGGCCTGGCTCGACGCCCAGCCCGGCGGCGCTTCGGCCGCGCTGCGCCGGATGGTCGACGAGCAGCGCAAAACCGGGGCCGGACGCGAGCGTGCCCGGCTGGCCACCGAGGCCACCAGCCGCTTTCTGACCACGCTGGCCGGTGAACTCGACGGCCTGGAAGACGTGCAGCGGGCACTGTACGCCAAAGACCGCGCCCGCTTCGAGGCGCTGCTGTTTGCCAGCTCCTGGCCCGAAGGCATCAGTGCCCACGCCCTGTATCTAGCGCAGCCGGCCTTCGGGGAGGACTGAAGGCCGTGCCGCTCGCCGCCCTGCGCCAGCCGATCATCTTCCTCGACACCGAAACCGGGGGCCGCGATCCCCTGCGCCACCCGCTGCTGACCATCGGCGTGGTGACGCTGACCCCGGAAGGCGAGATCACCCATCCGCTGCACCTGAAACTCAAGCACGCCGAGTACTGCGTCGAGCCGGGAGCGCTGGAAGTCAACGGCATCGACCTGCTGACCCACGACCGCGAAGCGCAGCCGCCGCCGGAGGTGGCCCGGCAGCTGCGCGACTACGCCGCCGAAGTGGGCCGGGTGATGCTCGGCGGCCACAACTTCGGGTTCGACCTGGGCTTTCTGCGCCCGCTGCTGCCGGACCTGGGCCGGGTGTTCCGGCGCGGCCACATCGACACCAAGCTGACTGCCCAGTTCCTGATTCACGCCGGAGCGCTGCCGCACAACGTCGGTACGCCGCTGAGCCAGCTGACCCAGCATTTCGGCATCGAGTACGCCGCCCACGACGCCCTGGAAGACGCCCGCGCCACCGCGCGGGTCTACGTGGAACTGCTCAAGCTGGCCGCGCCGCCCAGCCACTTGCCGCTAGACTCCTGAAATGCTGCCTTACCGCATCGGTTACGGAGAAGACGCCCACCGCCTGGAAGTGGGCCGCCGCCTGGTACTGGGCGGGGTGGAGATTCCCGGCGCGGAGCGGGGCGCCGTGGCCCACAGCGACGGCGACGCGGCGCTGCACACCCTCTCGGACGCCCTGCTTTCGGGGCTGGCGCTGGGCGACATCGGCCAGTACTTTCCCGACACCGATCCGCGCTGGGCTGGGCTGAACTCGGCCGACATCCTGGCGCGCTGCCTGGACCTGGTGCGTGGGCGCGGCTACGTTCCGGCCAACGTCGCCCTGGTCATCACCCTCGACCGCCCCAAGCTCGGGGCGCTGCGCGGCGAGATCGCCCGCCGCATCGCCGAGCTGATGCAGCTCGACGCGGGCGAGGTGGGCGTGAGCTTCAAGACCAGCGAGGGCCTGGCCCCCGACCACGTGCAGGCCCGCGCCGCCGTGCTGCTGGTGTGGGCGTGAGCGGGACAGCCACGCCGCTGTGCCACGTGGTGCTGTACGCCCCGGAAAAAGCCGGCAACGTCGGCAACGTGGCGCGCACCTGCGCGGTGCTGGGCGCCGAGTTGCACCTGATCCGGCCCTACGGCTTCCACCTCCAGGACCGCGAGTTCGAGCGGGCGGTGATGGATTACCTGGCCGGGGTCAAGCTCAGCGAGCACGCGTCCTGGACGGCGTTTCAAGAGACCCTGAAACCGGGAGCGCGGGTGTGGGCCTTTTCCACCCATGCCCAGCAGCTCTATACCGACGTTTCGTTTGCGCGCGGCGATTACCTGCTGTTCGGGCCGGAGTCGCGCGGCCTGCCAGTGTGGCTGCGCGAGGCGCTGCCCAAGCTCAAGTTGCCGCAGCCGGGCGGTGGACGCAGCCTCAACCTGGCGGTGGCGGCCGGCGCGGCGGCGTTCGAGGTGCAGCGGCAGGTGGGCGGGGCCGGGCCGACAAGCTGACCGAAGATGAGCGCCGGTTTCAGACTTCCTGAGGAAAGGTGCTCCTCCGCGTCAGGGCCAGGCGGCACAATGAACGGATGAAGCGCCCCCCGGTCCGCCTGCCCCGCCACCTCGCGCTGCTGTTGACGGGCGGGCTGCTCAGCGCCTGCAGCATCACGCCCGCGC encodes the following:
- a CDS encoding tRNA (cytidine(34)-2'-O)-methyltransferase, coding for MSGTATPLCHVVLYAPEKAGNVGNVARTCAVLGAELHLIRPYGFHLQDREFERAVMDYLAGVKLSEHASWTAFQETLKPGARVWAFSTHAQQLYTDVSFARGDYLLFGPESRGLPVWLREALPKLKLPQPGGGRSLNLAVAAGAAAFEVQRQVGGAGPTS
- the ispF gene encoding 2-C-methyl-D-erythritol 2,4-cyclodiphosphate synthase; the protein is MLPYRIGYGEDAHRLEVGRRLVLGGVEIPGAERGAVAHSDGDAALHTLSDALLSGLALGDIGQYFPDTDPRWAGLNSADILARCLDLVRGRGYVPANVALVITLDRPKLGALRGEIARRIAELMQLDAGEVGVSFKTSEGLAPDHVQARAAVLLVWA
- a CDS encoding DUF2239 family protein, encoding MSTYTAFLGQARLITAPLPELLGEVKRHLDAAGEALPLLIFDDRSGEPVDFNFQGSLAQVLARHLPPDPAPLGKAPEGREVRLLPRQWAWLDAQPGGASAALRRMVDEQRKTGAGRERARLATEATSRFLTTLAGELDGLEDVQRALYAKDRARFEALLFASSWPEGISAHALYLAQPAFGED
- a CDS encoding 3'-5' exonuclease; amino-acid sequence: MPLAALRQPIIFLDTETGGRDPLRHPLLTIGVVTLTPEGEITHPLHLKLKHAEYCVEPGALEVNGIDLLTHDREAQPPPEVARQLRDYAAEVGRVMLGGHNFGFDLGFLRPLLPDLGRVFRRGHIDTKLTAQFLIHAGALPHNVGTPLSQLTQHFGIEYAAHDALEDARATARVYVELLKLAAPPSHLPLDS